GACGGGCTACGTCGCCCGCATCCTGCAGCACGAGATCGACCACCTCAACGGGGTGCTGTTCCTCGACCGGGTGCGCCGGTCGGCGATCCACCGCCGGCCTCTGCGCCCCGGGGAACGGCGCCGCGGCGCGAAGTCCGCGGCGGCCGCCGTGCTCCGGACCGCCGCGAAATCCGGCCGCCGGCGCGGGCATCCTCCCACACGGACGCGGGCCGTGCCACGTCCGGGCCCCGCGGGCCGGCCGTCGCGCCACCCCGAAGATCCGCGGGCGGGCAGCACGCTCGTCGTCGCTTCGATGCCGCGTCCTCGGCCGGCGCCGTCCCGCGAGAGCGGGACCGGCCGTCGGTACGCGACGGCGTCGCCGGTCACCGCGCGGCCCTGACGCCGGTGCGGTACTTCACCGTGCCGGAAGCGCAGACGCTCTTGCCGAGGCTGCGCGAGACGCTGGAAGCCCTGCGCCGCACCCGCGACGAGGCCATGCTGAAGAAGACCCAGATCGAGATGCTGTGGAAGCGTCTCGACGCCGGCGAGGCGGTGCTCGGCGCGGTCGGCGAAGAGCAGAAACGCCTCGACGCGCTCGCGACGAAGCTGTCGGGGATCGCGCAACAGCTCGAAGAGATCGGCTGCATCCTCCGGGACGTCGACGCCGGCCTCGTCGATTTCCCGGCGCGCGTGCGGGGCGGCCGGACCGTGTTTCTCTGCTGGCGGCTCGGCGAGCCCGCGATCGCGTTCTGGCACGGCACCGGCGAAGGCTTCGCCGGGCGCAAACCGCTCGCCGAGCTGCCGCTGGATCAGGCATGACGTACGGAGGTCCGCATGGATTCGTTTGATCTCGTGGTCGTCGGCGGCGGGCCGGCCGGCTACGTCGGCGCCATTCGCGCCGCGCAGCTCGGGCTCCGCAGCGCCCTTGTCGAGCGCGAGAAGATCGGCGGAACCTGCCTCCACGTCGGCTGCATCCCGACGAAGGTGCTGCTCCACACGGCGCAGCTGCTCGAGGACGTTCGCCGGGCTGCCGAGTTCGGGATCGCCGTGGGGGAGCCGCGCCTCGACATGGCGGCGCTGCACCGCCGCAGGGAGCGCGTCGTCACCACGAACTTCCGCGGCGTCGAGTATCAGATGCGCACGAACGGGATCACCGTGATTCCCGGCGACGCGCGTCTGCTCGATCCGACGCACATCCGCGTGACGGCGGCCGACGGATCGACGATGGACGTTCAGGCCGCGGCGGTGCTGCTCGCGACCGGCTCAACACCTAGAAGCCTGCCGGGCGTGACGATCGACAACGAGCGGGTGCTGGACAGCACCGGGGCGCTTCGGCTCGCGGAGGTGCCGGGCTCGATCGCGATCATCGGCGCCGGCGCCGTCGGCTCGGAGTTCGCGAGCATCTTCGCGGCGTTCGGGGCCAAGGTGACGCTGATCGAGTATCTGCCGTCGTGCCTGCCGCTCGAGGACGAAGAGGTGTCCGCGGTGCTCACGAAGGCGCTGCAGCGCCGCGGCGTGACGGTGAAGACCGGCGCGGCCGTGACGGGCGTCCGGCCGGACGCGGGCGGCGTGCGGGTCGCGCTGCGGACGGGCGATGCCGAGGAGGCGGTTGCCGCGGACTACGCGCTGGTCGCGGTGGGCCGCGCGCCGCTGGTCGACGGGCTCGGGCTCGAGGCGATCGGCCTCGGGGTGGAGCGCGGCGCGCTCCCGGTCGACGAGCGGATGCGGACCTCCGTCGACACGATCTACGCCGCGGGCGATGTGATCGGCGGCCTCCTGCTGGCGCACGTCGCATCCGCCGAGGCGGTCGTCGCCGTGGAGGCGATCGCGGGGCGCACTCCCCCGCGGCTCGATCCGAATCTGATGCCGCGATGCACGTATTCGATTCCGCAGGTGGCGAGCGTCGGCCTGACGGAGCGGCAGGCGAAGGAAGCCGGCCACGACGTCGTGGTCGGCCGCGGCCAGTTCATGGCCAACGCCCGTGCGGCGATCCTCAACCGCCGCGAGGGCCTCGTGAAGATCGTCGCGGACCGCGAACTGGGCGAGATCCTCGGCGTGCATCTCGCCGGTCCGGAGGTCACGGAGTTGCTGCCGGAGGCGGTGCTCGGCAAGAGCCTCGAGGCCACGGCGCTGGAGATCGGGCAGGCGGTCCACGCCCATCCCACGCTGTCGGAGGCGATACACGAGGCGGCGCTCGGCGCGCTCGGCCGGGCGATCCACGGGTAGGGCGGCTTGGTCGGGCGCGGGAAGGGTAGAGGAGCGCCCTCGAAACGCGGGGAAAGTTTACAGGTAGCCCACATGAGCGTACCCGACACGCGGGCCAAGCCACGCGAGGATTTGACCCCGAAGAGCCTCGGGCTCAGCGAAGCCGACGTCCTCGACATGTACTACTATCTACGGCTCGCCCGCGCCGTCGACGACCGGATGTGGGCGCTGCAGCGCTCCGGGAAGGCGGCTTTCGTCATTTCGGGGCAGGGCCACGAGGGCGCCCAGGTCGGCACCGTCTACGCCCTCAACACCGAAAAAGACTGGCTGGTCCCGTTCTACCGCTCGGTAGCCGCGGTGCTCACGAAGGGCATGCCGGCCGCGGAGATCTTTCTGATCCAGCTCGGCAAGGCGCCCGACCCGAGCAGCGGCGGCCGGCAGATGCCCGGGCACTACGGGCACCGACACTACAAAATTCTGTCTACGAGCAGTCCCGTCGCGACACAGTGCCTCCACGCGGCGGGCATCGCCTACGCCGCGAAGGTCCGGCAGACCGGCGAGATCGCGCTGACCGAGCTCGGCGACGGCTCGACGAGCGAAGGCGACTTTGGCGAGGCGCTCAACTTCGCGGCGATCCACCGGCTCGGCGTCATCTTCGTCGTCGAGAACAACGGCTACGCGATCTCGGTACCGCTCAGCAAGCAGATGGCGGTGCCGAACGTCGCGGCGCGCGCGGCCGGCTTCGGCATGGCCGGCGTGACCGTCGACGGCAGCCACGTGCTGCACGCCTACGCGGCGGCGAGGGACGCCGCGGCGCGGGCCCGCCGAGGCGAGGGGCCGACGCTGCTCGAGGTCATGGTGCCGCGCTTGACGGCGCACAGCAGCGACGACCAGCAGGAAAAATACCGTCCGGCCGACGAGATCGCGCGGGACCGCGCGCGCGACCCCGTGCACGTCTTTACCGAAGAATTGCGCGGCTGGGGCATTCTCAGCGACGTACGCGAGAGGGAAATCCTCTCCCGCATCCAGCACGAGATCGACCTCGGGACCGAGATGGCGGAGGAGGCGGCGCTGCCCGATCCCGCCACGGCTGCGCGGTGGGTCTACGCCGAGCCCCCGAACCCGCGGTTTCGCGCCTAGCCAATGGCGGAGAAGCGCTACCTCGACGCGATCCACGACGGGCTCCACGAGGAGATGGCCCGAGACGAGCGTATCGTCGTGCTCGGGGAAGACGTCGGCCGCAAGGGCGGCGTCTTCGGGGTCACCGACGGCCTCTCCCAGGCGTTCGGCGAGGCGCGCGTGCTCGACACGCCGCTCGCGGAGTCGACGATCATCGGCGTCGCGTTGGGGATGTCGGTGAACGGCCTGCTGCCCGTGCCGGAGATCCAGTTCGCCGATTTCATCCACCCGGCGTTCGACCAGATCCTGAGCGAAGTGGCGCGCCTCCGGTACCGCTCCAACAACGA
The window above is part of the bacterium genome. Proteins encoded here:
- the lpdA gene encoding dihydrolipoyl dehydrogenase, with translation MDSFDLVVVGGGPAGYVGAIRAAQLGLRSALVEREKIGGTCLHVGCIPTKVLLHTAQLLEDVRRAAEFGIAVGEPRLDMAALHRRRERVVTTNFRGVEYQMRTNGITVIPGDARLLDPTHIRVTAADGSTMDVQAAAVLLATGSTPRSLPGVTIDNERVLDSTGALRLAEVPGSIAIIGAGAVGSEFASIFAAFGAKVTLIEYLPSCLPLEDEEVSAVLTKALQRRGVTVKTGAAVTGVRPDAGGVRVALRTGDAEEAVAADYALVAVGRAPLVDGLGLEAIGLGVERGALPVDERMRTSVDTIYAAGDVIGGLLLAHVASAEAVVAVEAIAGRTPPRLDPNLMPRCTYSIPQVASVGLTERQAKEAGHDVVVGRGQFMANARAAILNRREGLVKIVADRELGEILGVHLAGPEVTELLPEAVLGKSLEATALEIGQAVHAHPTLSEAIHEAALGALGRAIHG
- a CDS encoding DUF2203 domain-containing protein, translated to MRYFTVPEAQTLLPRLRETLEALRRTRDEAMLKKTQIEMLWKRLDAGEAVLGAVGEEQKRLDALATKLSGIAQQLEEIGCILRDVDAGLVDFPARVRGGRTVFLCWRLGEPAIAFWHGTGEGFAGRKPLAELPLDQA
- a CDS encoding thiamine pyrophosphate-dependent dehydrogenase E1 component subunit alpha produces the protein MSVPDTRAKPREDLTPKSLGLSEADVLDMYYYLRLARAVDDRMWALQRSGKAAFVISGQGHEGAQVGTVYALNTEKDWLVPFYRSVAAVLTKGMPAAEIFLIQLGKAPDPSSGGRQMPGHYGHRHYKILSTSSPVATQCLHAAGIAYAAKVRQTGEIALTELGDGSTSEGDFGEALNFAAIHRLGVIFVVENNGYAISVPLSKQMAVPNVAARAAGFGMAGVTVDGSHVLHAYAAARDAAARARRGEGPTLLEVMVPRLTAHSSDDQQEKYRPADEIARDRARDPVHVFTEELRGWGILSDVREREILSRIQHEIDLGTEMAEEAALPDPATAARWVYAEPPNPRFRA
- the def gene encoding peptide deformylase, giving the protein MRRIVTVGDRAAAVLRRRSRPVGRLDASIRRLVADMAVTMRHAQGVGLAAPQIGVPLRVLVADTGRGLLALVNPRLLRRSGAQVAVEGCLSIPGVVAPVRRALHVTVDGTLVTGQRVGLRATGYVARILQHEIDHLNGVLFLDRVRRSAIHRRPLRPGERRRGAKSAAAAVLRTAAKSGRRRGHPPTRTRAVPRPGPAGRPSRHPEDPRAGSTLVVASMPRPRPAPSRESGTGRRYATASPVTARP